A single window of Eucalyptus grandis isolate ANBG69807.140 chromosome 1, ASM1654582v1, whole genome shotgun sequence DNA harbors:
- the LOC120296237 gene encoding uncharacterized protein LOC120296237: MESKEENEMRVAALCKSLGDLWSKEDVVEVSDEIPQQKREECSRTLFGKLYSKPNVNYLAFITTMKKAWKIEGVICSQNEPGHFTFVFPTEEEKQRIMRNSPWSYSTNLLILKQCLLEVPEHCYDFTKAAFWVCIGGVPPGWRINKVFNDLGKRMGNVIEVQLDSTTNAQNRGGRVRIEIDLTLPLKSGAIMDIGNNWLWVEFKYERLPHYCFSYGKIGHYATDCLEIPYATLPG, encoded by the coding sequence ATggaaagtaaagaagaaaatgagatgagAGTGGCTGCATTATGCAAAAGCCTTGGGGACCTGTGGTCTAAGGAAGACGTAGTCGAAGTGTCTGATGAAATACCGCAACAGAAAAGGGAGGAATGTAGCCGTACTCTCTTCGGTAAATTGTACTCCAAACCAAATGTGAACTATCTTGCTTTCATAACTACAATGAAAAAAGCATGGAAAATAGAAGGGGTTATATGCTCTCAGAATGAACCAGGGCACTTCACTTTCGTATTTCCAACGGAGGAGGAAAAACAACGAATAATGAGGAACTCACCTTGGTCATATTCAACTAATTTGCTCATTCTAAAGCAGTGTCTCCTTGAAGTCCCTGAGCATTGCTATGATTTCACTAAGGCAGCTTTCTGGGTGTGCATTGGAGGAGTTCCCCCTGGTTGGAGAATAAACAAAGTGTTCAATGATCTGGGGAAAAGGATGGGAAATGTAATAGAAGTTCAACTCGACTCAACAACTAATGCTCAGAACAGAGGAGGTAGAGTTAGAATTGAGATTGATTTGACTTTACCTTTGAAATCGGGAGCTATTATGGATATTGGCAATAATTGGCTATGGGTGGAGTTCAAGTACGAGCGTCTCCCACATTACTGTTTCTCTTATGGCAAAATTGGGCACTATGCAACTGACTGCCTTGAAATTCCATATGCAACTTTACCCGGgtaa